In the genome of bacterium, the window CCAAAGGAATCAGTTTCCCCAACGATGATATAACCTCCATCCTTAGTCTCCACTACGCAATGGCCCTCATCCCAACTACTACCTCCGAAGGTTTTTTCCCAGACCTTATTTCCCTGTGAATCAGTCTTTATGAGGTATACATCGTCCTTGCCTGCGCCAAAGGACCAAGTTATCCCAACGATGATATAACCGCCATCCTTAGTCTCCGCTACGCTATAGCCCTCATCCCAACTACTACCTCCGAAGGTTTTCTCAAATGTGATGACTGAAGGGGCTGTCTCAACTTTTATGCTGGCGCTTCCCGATTTGCCAGACTCTTTCTCCCTCGCTGTTATCGTAGCGGAGCCCTCGGATTTAGCAGTAACTTTTCCCCCCTCATCAACTTCTGCAACAGCGGGATTTGACGATTGCCAGCTGAAACCCCCTTCAGGAACTAAAACTATATTCCCATCAGCGTCCTTGGCTGTTGCGGTGAGCTGTAGGGTTTCCCCAACGCTTAGAGTCGCCTCAGCTGGTGTTACCTCAACCTTCGTGATGGTTGAAGCCATCGTGATGCTCACTTGAGCATATTCACCAAGGGTTATTTGGACGGTTGCGCTTCCCCTTGCCAGGGCAACGCCTGTTCCATCCTGTGATGCGTAGGCAGAAGCCTCAAAAATCACATCTCCCACAGGTATATCTTTATAACTTTTCTTCACTTCAGCTTCTCCAGCTTCCCTCGGTATGACATCCGTGAGGACAACATTCGTCCCTTTCATTATCCTTATCTTCACGCTATTGGTTGCAGAGGGAATCAACCTCTGGTCGTTATTTTCTGGCCAGACAATCCTTATGCTTATTCCGCCTGTCTGAGGTCCCGTAGAGGCGCTTTCATCAGAGCCTTTGAACAACCTAATACCACAACCGCTGAGGATTAGTATAAAAGCTCCAAGCAGAAGGATATTGCCTTTTTTGAGGAATTTCATTCCTATCACCTCCTTTTCATTTAACCACTACATCTGCCCCGCTCTTTGCGTGGACCTCCACTTTCGCAACCTGGGGAAGGTTGAACCAATTTATCGCTGCAATAGCGACATTTGAGATGCAAGAACCTATCTGGGGCGCAGCTATTACAAGGTTAAGGGAGGAAATCCCGAGCGTTAAGAGGATTTGCTCGATGAAAACCGAGAGGATTTTATACATGACATTAATAAGTGCTCTCATAAGCGATGCAAGGTCATCAGGATTCATAGCTTGGTTTATAAGCTCACGGATATCGGAGCTTGTGCTCAAAATCTGCCATATTTCCTTGGCTTTTTCATTTATATTTCCGAGGAAGGCCCCGAGTAGTGGTGCTAAGCAATAGGAAACGATGCTGAGCCCCCAAGCGTCAACCGAGCTCGTTTTGATAGATGAAGGGAGGGTATCGGAGCCGGAGCTTTTCCCCGGACCTATAACCCAGTATTCTACTTTCCCGATAGCGGGACTGGTGAAATTGACATTGTCTTTCCGCCTGGTAGGGTCGCCAAGTGTCCCTGTGAAGACGGCACCCACACTGGCGGGAATCCCTCCAGCCATGCTGTTAATTCCATCTGCTATATATTGGACTTTCAGTTCCTCTTCATCTGGGTCCAAATCTCGCCTGGCGACATTCACATATCTCCAGGCCCAATTCTCCAATGTTAGGGATACATTTGAGGGATTTGATTGGTCTTCAACTTTAACATAGAAGCCACCTTTGGGTGCGCCAGGCGTTATATCCCTTGACTTGGTTGTTATTGGATGTATTTCCAGCCAATCCTCAATGCATTTTAAGAGCTTCTGATTGAATGTCTCGTCTTCAAGGATATCTTGTAGGGGTTTTTCGTTGATATTCTGGTGGAGGAAATTAACTGCATCGCTAAAAGAGGGGAGATTTTTAATTTCGTTAATTCTAACTTGTGCTTCCGTGGGTAGGGGGTGGAAGATTCCCGGAGCTATGAAGAGTATAGAGAGCACTGTGGATTCAACGCTAAAGGGGATAACATTGGTTTGGCGAGTTCCTTTTGTTTGGGGTATGGAAAGGGATAATCCACGAAGCTGGTTGTTCTGGTCGAGAAGGAAGAGGAGTTGGACACCATTTGAGGAGACGGTAGTCTGGAAGGAGCCATTTTTGTCAACCGGGGCTTCATCTTGGTAGGCGGAAACGACCTTTAAGCCATCGCCACCGAGCTCAGTCTGGTTAACAGTTCCCTCCGCTTCTTGGGTTGGCACTGAGGGAGGAGAAGGAGCGCCACCGCCACCGCAACCTTGGAGACCAAGAAGCGGAAGCGCGATGACAAGCAACCACGCTAAGAGCTTTTTAAAAGCTCTTCCCTGTAAAAAACCCATAAGCCTTATCCCTCCCTTAATGTAATATTTTTAATTTTTATTAATTGTCTTCATTATATCCAAAACAAATAACCAGTCAATGTATTGTATAATTTCATAACATTAAGGACCCATTTTAAGTCTTCTCTCTAAAAGACGAGATTGCCACAGCTTTCCTTCGGG includes:
- a CDS encoding Ig-like domain-containing protein, translated to MKFLKKGNILLLGAFILILSGCGIRLFKGSDESASTGPQTGGISIRIVWPENNDQRLIPSATNSVKIRIMKGTNVVLTDVIPREAGEAEVKKSYKDIPVGDVIFEASAYASQDGTGVALARGSATVQITLGEYAQVSITMASTITKVEVTPAEATLSVGETLQLTATAKDADGNIVLVPEGGFSWQSSNPAVAEVDEGGKVTAKSEGSATITAREKESGKSGSASIKVETAPSVITFEKTFGGSSWDEGYSVAETKDGGYIIVGITWSFGAGKDDVYLIKTDSQGNKVWEKTFGGSSWDEGHCVVETKDGGYIIVGETDSFGAGGGDVYLIKTDSQGNKVWEKTFGGSEGEWGYSVAETKDGGYIIV